CTCATGAATGATACTCAGATCCCGCTGCTTCAGCAGATGCCAGCCGTCACATTGGTCCCCCCATATGTAGTGTTCCGTGTTGCTTCTGCTTACCTTCATCACACTTGCTCCTTGCTGTCAGCTTGACCTGTAATGTGATTGTTATCGTAGCAGTTTTCCGGGTATATGAAAAGGTAATAATTGTGTTGACATTCATTTTGGATGCTGATATATTAATATTCATCACTCACACGATCTGTTAGCTCAGCTGGGAGAGCACTATCTTGACAGGGTAGGGGTCAGTGGTTCGAGCCCACTACAGATCATACGAACAGAAACCCGCAAAGCCTTGTGCTGAGCGGGTTTTCTTATAGCAAAAAAGCGGTGCATGGATTATCCATGCACCGCTTTTTCGTTGGGCTCTATTCTAACAAGAATCCTGAGCCAACATATTGCTCCTTATACTCGCTTGGGCTCAATCCCGTATAATCCTTGAACACGCGGGAGAAATAATGCTGGTCACTAAAGGAAAGAGCATCCGCGAGCTCCTTGATTTTCAAATCCGGCTTAGCCCGCAGCTGCTTGCAGGCTTCCTCGATCTTCAGCTCCATGTAATATTGGACGAACGTTGTGTTCGTATAACGCTTTATGATCCGGCTCACATAAGACGCGCTGACATGGAATTTGGCAGCCAGATCATTGATGGAAAGCTGCGAAAATTTATGGAGCTTGACGTGAGCATCCATCTGCTCGAACAACTCTTCTCCGCTCTTCCGGTTGCGCAATTGCAGCAGCTCAAAGCTGCGGGCACTCCAGTCCAAACATTGCTTACAAAATCTCTCGTAGCTGCCTTGCTCCAGCATTTCTTTGACAGCCGCTGCCGCTGCCAGCCTTTCCTCCGGCCCGCTGCTCGGCAGAGCATGGACAAAAGCATCTCCGATCGCTGATACAAGCCGCTCGAGATCAAGATATCGGGCATGCTCGATATAGGAGATTTGCAGATATTCACGGAGCTTTATCAGGAATGGCTGTGATTGGCGCTGTTCGATCATATCGGTAAAGCTTCTGATAATGTCTTCCTTTCCTGTTTGTTCAGGAATGCGATAATCCGTATCCAGCAGCACTCTTTTATCAAGCAGCGTTTCTTCATCGAGTAAACCTTTAAGCCTATCGTATTGAAGCTGCAGTTGGTTGATATCAACCGGCTGGAAGCGGCCCGCCATGGTGATTTCAATATCGACACTGAGCATTAGACGTTCAATGGATTCCATCCAAGCAAGAGTTGTAGCGAACCGCTCCTTCACAGCGGATTGGACCAAAACAATATAACGGTCCGAATCCTTAGCAGGAAACAGCCAGCAGCTTTGCGGCTGACAAAGGTCCTCAAGCATCGTTTGCAGCGTCTCCATGTTCCAATTGTCCAAATTCGGAATAAAAGGCTGCTTGCCAATCAGAAACAACGAAACCGGCTGTTCATGAAATTGCGGTCCAAGTCGCAAGCCGGATAGAAAGGCAGGAGGAACAATCGACTTTAAGGGATCAATGCTATACTCCAGCTTTTCCGCGAGCGAATCAACGATCCGCTCCATTACCTCGATCAACTGTTTCCTCTCAACGGGCTTTAGCAAATAATCAAACACCTGCAAATTAATCGCTTTGCGCGTATATTCAAAATCGCTGTAGCTGCTAATGAGCACAACTTTCAGCGACGAATGCAGCTGCTTGGCCTGCTCGATAAGTCCAAGCCCGTCCAGCTTGGGCATCCGGATATCGGTGATCAGGATGTCGACGGACTGCTTCTGCAAATAATCCAATGCCTCTTCTCCATTATAGGCTGTAGCGACGATCTGAATCGGCAGTTCCGATGATTCGAGAAGCGCCTTGATATTACGCAGTATCGGCTTGCTGTCTTCGGCAATCAAGGCGGTAAACATAGGCTTCTCCTCCTAAAAAGAATTGTTGCCTCGTAAGCATTTTCTTAATAAAAATCTTTCGTGAGAGAGGCGATAATTTGCACGGTTGAGCCTTTTTCCTCCCCCGCGTTATTGTACAGGTTGAAAAATAGCCGGTTCTTATACATAAGCTTGAGCCGATTCACCGTATTAACAATCCCCATATTTCCAAAGCTTGAAGGCATATGGAGCTCATGCTCCCTCGCTTCGGAATTCGAAATATTATTCATGATTTCATTAATCTTATCCGCTTCTATACCTTCACCATTATCGCTGATTTCGATGGCCCAAATCCCGTTATACAGCTTCACCAGAATTTTAATGCGCCAAGGCGGGTCGGTATTCGTAAACGCATGCTCGATACAGTTCTCGACGAACGGCTGGATGACCAGCCTTGGAAGCTGTATAAGATTTACGGCTGCATCATCTGCGATAATTTCCCATTCAAGATCGCTTTCGTAATTTTGCTGGACAAGCGACAAATAGTTTCGGATATGCTCTAGTTCTTCAGCCATTGAGACATGCTGATAGGGAGACGTCACGATATAACGCAAGGAATCTGACAGATGCTTGCACATATCGGATACCGCTTTGTTTTTGCCCTCTTGGGCGGCAATGCTAATCAAATATAGCACATTGTGAATAAAATGCGGCGCGATTTGCGATTGAAGAGCCGAGTTTCTCGCCTTCACCTCTTCATGCAGCGCCAGCTTTTCGTTTTCGATCGATTGCTGGAGACGGCCTAGCAGCTCCTGAAAGGAATCACTTAAAGCCATCAACTCGTTGTTATGAGAACGGTTGTCCACTTTGACGTCCAGGTTGCTATAGTTGATGCGCGAGATTTGGCCACGCAGCTTCCGAATCGGCAGCAGCAGATTTCGGGTACTGAAATAAATATACACGAATGAAAACAGCATCAATATGGAAATAAGCGTAATCGATAAATATTTGACAGAATTGACCGGTCCAAGCACGGCCTGCTTTGGTGTAACAACATAGGTTGTCCAATCGGTGCTGGCTGAACGGTTATAGGCGATGTAATTGGAATCGCCGTCCACATACATGCCGCTGCTCTCAGGGTCAGCCTCCACAAGCTCCAGATTATCCGGCTCCTTGGCATTCTGCGAGCGGGCAATCAACTGATGCATTTGGTCCACGATATAGACGTCGCCAACCGCAACATCTTCGGTTGGAAGCTGCAGCTCGGACTGGTCCAGCTGAATGGATAGATAGCCGTAAATCTGGCCATTCTGATTGATAATCGCTCTATCAAACGCCGTTATGCCATTCTTCTGCTGGTATAAAATATAGTCGTTATCATCCATTTCAGTTCTGAGGCCGGCTTCCAGCAGCAAGGGATTCGACGGATAACCGATATAGGAAGAAACCGCCCGTCCTTCAAGATCATAGATGATCATATCCCGAATATCCACGCTGGGACCGATTGCCTCGAACATCATCTGTTTCAATATGCGGCTTTGAGTCAGACCTTCTGCGGAATCCGCCGAATGATAGCCCCCGGATAATGCCGCCGCAACTTGCTGGTTAGACAAAACGCGCTGAGAAAGCTGATTCTGGTTTTTAATATATTGGTCCAGCTGTCCGCTGATTTTGGCTGCCGTGAGCTGCTTATCGTTTTCATTGTTTTCCTTCAAAGGCCTGATGACCTGCCAATTCACATATGCCAAAAAACAGCACAGCACAAACAATAACAAAACTAAAAACATAAGAACTACCTTCGTTTGAAGGCTGGTGTGTCGTGGAGTAAATTTGATTTTCTTGCTGAAGCCTTTCAAGAATGATAGCCTCCGATTCGATATAAGTTCAGAATTTTACACAGAAAAGGTAAAGGTCAAACATGTACCTCCTTTTGAAAAAAACCTACAATTGGATTGTAAACGGATTCAGTCGAAGATACAACAAAGGGCACCATGAGGGGAGAAAAACATGAAACAAACAGCACGTAAACTATCATTGGGCGCAGTAAGCGCAGTACTAGCCGTATCGCTGGCAGCATGCGGAAGCAACAGCTCGAATTCCGAAAGCGGTAGTACCGGAGGCGGCAAAAAAGTAACGATTGAGCTTGCCCTATCCAAAAGCTCGCAAGACTCCGCATTCGTACAGCAGGACCTGCTCGACGAATTCGAGAAAGCAACGAATATCAAAGTTAATTTACAGCTGCTTCCTGCAGAGCAAACATCGACCGTGCTCCAAACTAAGCTAGCCGTTAACGAAACGCCAGACATTCTGCAATACAACCTGGCTAGCGCAACGACCGACCTTAATCTTGAGCGCAACTTTGAAATATTGGATGACCAGCCTTGGGTCAGCCGTCTTCTGAACAAAGACGTCCTGTCCGCATACGGCCATATTTACAGCTTCCACGTAAGCCAAGATACGGGCATGCAAGGGGTTGTATATAACAAAGATATTTTCAAAGAGCTTGGACTTGAAGTTCCAAAAACGTATGACGAATTCCTTGCTGCTTGCGAGAAAATTAAAGCAGCCGGCTACACGCCAATCTTTATGCCATTCAAAGACAACTGGGCGGCAAACGTAATGCCGGGCGCATCGTTTGGCGAATACGCGGCTAAAAACGAACCTACTCTCTTCGACGATCTGAATGCAAACAAGAAAAAATGGACGGATATTCAAGCGTTCCAAACGATCCTTGACCAGCAATACGATCTGTATAAAAAAGGCTACACCAATACCGACGTATTGAGCGACAGCTATGACATGGCTGCAGGTAAATTCCTGAACAAGGAAGTAGCCATGATGTTCATGGGTGACTGGCTGATTGAATCGGTACAGCAACAGGATGCTAACATGAACCTTGGCCTGTTCGCTTACCCGACTGACAACAGCGGCGACGCTTATCTTGGCGCAAGCCCGCTTGGCGGCCAGCTGTTTATACCGAAAAAAGCGAAGCACATCGAAGAAGCTAAGAAATTCCTTGATTTCATTGCAACAAAAGAAGTAGCGCAAAAAATTGTGAACAACCAAAGCTACGTGTCCAATCTCAGCGACGTAACAACGCCTGAGCTTCCTGCTTACAAGCAAGAAATTTTGGACAACTACATTACGCCTAAGAAGGTTGCCATGACGATGGACGCTTACATGCTGGTTGACCGCAGCGAACTGTATAGAAGCCTGCAAGACGAGTTCACGGGCAGCAAAACGTCCCAGCAAGTGCTTCAAACCTGGAATGACAAGTTTGCAGAGCTGATGAAAGACAAAGGCGAAGCCGGCTTCTAAGCAACAACAACTATAAACCTGTTAAAGACGTATCTGCGGCTGTTGTTCTTTTGCAGCGGCCGCTTCTTCTTAAGGATTAGGCAGCAGAACTAGA
This region of Paenibacillus sp. JDR-2 genomic DNA includes:
- a CDS encoding response regulator, with product MFTALIAEDSKPILRNIKALLESSELPIQIVATAYNGEEALDYLQKQSVDILITDIRMPKLDGLGLIEQAKQLHSSLKVVLISSYSDFEYTRKAINLQVFDYLLKPVERKQLIEVMERIVDSLAEKLEYSIDPLKSIVPPAFLSGLRLGPQFHEQPVSLFLIGKQPFIPNLDNWNMETLQTMLEDLCQPQSCWLFPAKDSDRYIVLVQSAVKERFATTLAWMESIERLMLSVDIEITMAGRFQPVDINQLQLQYDRLKGLLDEETLLDKRVLLDTDYRIPEQTGKEDIIRSFTDMIEQRQSQPFLIKLREYLQISYIEHARYLDLERLVSAIGDAFVHALPSSGPEERLAAAAAVKEMLEQGSYERFCKQCLDWSARSFELLQLRNRKSGEELFEQMDAHVKLHKFSQLSINDLAAKFHVSASYVSRIIKRYTNTTFVQYYMELKIEEACKQLRAKPDLKIKELADALSFSDQHYFSRVFKDYTGLSPSEYKEQYVGSGFLLE
- a CDS encoding ABC transporter substrate-binding protein — encoded protein: MKQTARKLSLGAVSAVLAVSLAACGSNSSNSESGSTGGGKKVTIELALSKSSQDSAFVQQDLLDEFEKATNIKVNLQLLPAEQTSTVLQTKLAVNETPDILQYNLASATTDLNLERNFEILDDQPWVSRLLNKDVLSAYGHIYSFHVSQDTGMQGVVYNKDIFKELGLEVPKTYDEFLAACEKIKAAGYTPIFMPFKDNWAANVMPGASFGEYAAKNEPTLFDDLNANKKKWTDIQAFQTILDQQYDLYKKGYTNTDVLSDSYDMAAGKFLNKEVAMMFMGDWLIESVQQQDANMNLGLFAYPTDNSGDAYLGASPLGGQLFIPKKAKHIEEAKKFLDFIATKEVAQKIVNNQSYVSNLSDVTTPELPAYKQEILDNYITPKKVAMTMDAYMLVDRSELYRSLQDEFTGSKTSQQVLQTWNDKFAELMKDKGEAGF
- a CDS encoding cache domain-containing sensor histidine kinase is translated as MKENNENDKQLTAAKISGQLDQYIKNQNQLSQRVLSNQQVAAALSGGYHSADSAEGLTQSRILKQMMFEAIGPSVDIRDMIIYDLEGRAVSSYIGYPSNPLLLEAGLRTEMDDNDYILYQQKNGITAFDRAIINQNGQIYGYLSIQLDQSELQLPTEDVAVGDVYIVDQMHQLIARSQNAKEPDNLELVEADPESSGMYVDGDSNYIAYNRSASTDWTTYVVTPKQAVLGPVNSVKYLSITLISILMLFSFVYIYFSTRNLLLPIRKLRGQISRINYSNLDVKVDNRSHNNELMALSDSFQELLGRLQQSIENEKLALHEEVKARNSALQSQIAPHFIHNVLYLISIAAQEGKNKAVSDMCKHLSDSLRYIVTSPYQHVSMAEELEHIRNYLSLVQQNYESDLEWEIIADDAAVNLIQLPRLVIQPFVENCIEHAFTNTDPPWRIKILVKLYNGIWAIEISDNGEGIEADKINEIMNNISNSEAREHELHMPSSFGNMGIVNTVNRLKLMYKNRLFFNLYNNAGEEKGSTVQIIASLTKDFY